The following coding sequences are from one Humulus lupulus chromosome X, drHumLupu1.1, whole genome shotgun sequence window:
- the LOC133804620 gene encoding uncharacterized protein LOC133804620 isoform X1 — protein sequence MSIDKSWINLTDRLSDEYEAGVMDFLQRARQCVDSRGLVKCPCRRCVNVEFQTIDVLENHLFVNGFLRKYTNWHWHGEDEIIPMRARIDQNDEDEMMDVLTDLMQNDNDEQAENERGQEIPTTDYRSGQHYNDLFAEIEAPLFPGCQNYTSLNFLVKLMHFKVLGKIPNKIFDGMLELLHDAFPAPNKLPKSHYAAKRLLRKLGLGYESIHVCKHDCALFWKEHAGKSKCPVCGEDRWVDKNTKGKKVPHKVMRYFPLTPRLMRKYASRHIAQHMRWHHEQRIKEDGVLRHPADGKAWKDFDRNNPTFAMEPRNVRLGLAADGFNPFGNMSLSYSMWPVVLTTYNLPPWLCMRETNFMLSLLIPGPHSPGKDFDVFLRPLIDELKELWVTGVQTRDAVDGSFFTLRAALMWTINDYPARSSLSGWTAQGYHACSTCNVATPSIRLQKKVAFYGHRHFLPIRHVIRRDKKTYGVVEKRLPPQPLTMQEMFTQMSFIPDSLPGKHVSYGGQKRKRTKEQVGWRKKSIFFELPYWANIMLRHNLDVMHVEKNVCDSLVGTIVGLENKTKDTVSARVDLEKMKMRPELQLRKLNGRIQKPAAKFTFTVEDRQKFCRFLKSVKFPDGFGSNLRKNVIDNDNKITGLKSHDCHIIMQRLLPVGVHAFLEKSMSTTIIELCTFFKLICARTLKVSDLEKVQTSIVEIVCKLENIFPPAFFDIMVHLLIHLPEEAILGGPVHMRWMYPFERYMKKLKNYVCNKARPEGSIAEGYVVDERLQVNVDAIRD from the exons atgtcgatcgacaagagttggattaatttgacagatcgattatccgatgagtatgaggctggtgtgatggattttctccagagagcccggcagtgcgttgactcaaggggattggtgaaatgtccgtgtaggaggtgtgtcaacgttgaatttcagacaattgatgtattagaaaatcatctttttgtaaatggttttctacggaaatataccaattggcattggcatggagaggatgaaataataccaatgagagctcggatagatcaaaatgatgaagatgagatgatggatgttctcactgatcttatgcaaaatgacaatgacgaacaagcggagaatgagcgcggtcaagagatacctacaactGACTACAGgagtgggcaacattataacgatttgtttgctgagatcgaggctccattattccccgggtgtcaaaattacacttcattgaatttcctagtgaagttaatgcatttcaaagtgttgggaaaaattcccaacaaaatatttgatggaatgctggagttgttacatgatgcatttccagccccaaataagcttccaaaatcgcactatgcagcgaaaaggttgttgcggaaacttggattgggctacgagtcaatccatgtctgcaagcatgattgcgcactgttttggaaagaacatgctggaaaaagcaaatgtcctgtttgtggagaggatcgatgggtggacaagaacaccaagggaaagaaagtgcctcataaagtgatgcgttattttcctttaacccctaggttaatgcgaaaatatgcatcgaggcacattgctcaacatatgagatggcatcacgagcaacgtataaaagaagatggtgtattgcgtcatcctgctgatgggaaagcttggaaggactttgaccgaaataatccaacatttgcaatggaacccaggaatgtgcggcttggattggctgcagatggattcaatccctttggtaatatgagtctgtcttatagtatgtggccagtagtgttgacgacatataacttgccaccatggttgtgcatgagagaaactaatttcatgttgagtttattaattccgggacctcattcgccaggaaaagattttgatgttttcttaagaccattgattgatgagttaaaagaattatgggtgactggtgtacagactcgagatgcagtcgatggcagtttcttcactcttcgggcagctttgatgtggactataaacgattacccagcaaggagtagcctttctggatggactgctcaaggttatcatgcttgctctacttgcaatgtggcaacaccatctattcgtttacaaaagaaggttgctttttatggtcatagacattttttaccaatcaGACATGTcattagaagggacaagaagacatatggtgtcGTTGAAAAGAGATTACCACCACagccattaaccatgcaagaaatgttcacacaaatgagttttatacctgattctcttcctggtaagcatgtcagttatggcggccaaaaaagaaagcgtacaaaagagcaagttggttggcggaaaaaaagtatattttttgagctcccatattgggccaacataatgctgcgacacaatctagatgttatgcatgttgagaaaaatgtgtgtgacagtttagtaggcacaatagttgggctggagaataagaccaaagacacagttagtgccagagtagacttggagaagatgaagatgagaccagagttacagctgaggaagttgaatggtcggatacaaaagcctgcggccaaattcactttcactgttgaagatcgccaaaagttttgtcgatttcttaaatcagtgaagtttccagatggttttggatctaacctaaggaaaaatgtgaTTGACAATGACAATAAGATAACTGGTTTGAAATCGcatgattgtcacatcattatgcaacgccttttgccagttggtgtgcatgcattcctagagaaatcaatgagtacaactattattgagttatgcactttcttcaagctcatttgtgcgagaactctaaaagtctcagatttagaaaaagtccaaacttcaattgttgagattgtttgcaagttagagaatattttcccacctgcttttttcgatatcatggtccatctactaatacatttaccggaagaagcaatacttggaggaccggttcacatgaggtggatgtatccttttgaaaggtatatgaaaaaattgaagaattatgtctGTAACAAAGCACGTCCAGAGGGCtcaatagcagaaggatatgtggttgatgag cgcctccaagtaaacgtggacgccataagggattga
- the LOC133805831 gene encoding glutamate receptor 2.7-like has product MMRKNDIPAIVVFSVSLLFLLCNFPSMSLAQKSSNGGKIIGVKVGVILNLETDFGKMGLSCINMALSDFYTSNPGFTTRLRLHTRNSKSDVVEAAASALDLIKNVKVEAILGPETSMQTHFVIELGDKAQVPIITFSAKSPSLTSLRSPYFFRVAANDSSQVEAIAAVVKAFGWREVVPIYVGNEYGEGIIPYLTDALQDVDAQVPYRSVIPPTATDDHISAELYKLMTMQTRVFVLHMLPDLAYRIFAMAEKIGMMGNGYVWIMTDGVADFLGSANSTVLHSMQGVLGLKTHVPKTNKLQNFTARWKTKFQRENPTIVNPPMVTFGLWAYDAVFGLAKAVEEIGKASNFSFKMVNVSSDNNSTDLGSFGVSRTGPELVQALSKMRFKGLSGEFKLVNGQLQTSTFEIINVNGSGERKVGFWTLENGLERTLGSGDKTKYSALNTSLAPIIWPGDSTSAPKGWQIPANGKTLRIGVPVKDGFKEFVNVSFPFSNDTVSGYSIDVFEAVLGALPYSVSFEYVPFAYANGSSAGTYNDLVYQVFDGKMDAAVGDITIRANRSLYVDFTMPYTESSVYMIVPIKDDRSDNAWAFLKPLTWDLWVTCGCFFIFVGFVVWVLEHRINEDFRGPPYHQIGTSFWYSFSTMVFAHKESVVSNLARLVVIIWCFVVLILTQSYTASWTSLLTVQQLQPTITDVNQLLKNKEKVGFQRRSFIEGILKQMGFEDHQFVIYDTPEELYQLFINGSKNNGIAAAFDETPYMKLFMEKYCSKFTMVEPTFKADGFAFAFPKGSPLVQDISRAILEVTEGKKMWFKKDTNCVDPNNKFSSNSLGLESFWGLFLIAGVASSLALVIYAVMFLYEQRNLLMNADAEPSVWRRIAAIFRTFDEKDLSSHTFRKNEVGERSVIDLSSPNTNCPPSPSGFSVHTNSSFVFREPGSSSPDPNGTQTTYQETVVVSAVEVTYPNQDSRENHNS; this is encoded by the exons CTTTGGATCTAATAAAAAATGTTAAAGTCGAAGCCATTCTAGGCCCAGAAACATCAATGCAGACCCACTTCGTAATCGAACTCGGTGACAAAGCCCAAGTGCCCATCATAACATTCTCCGCAAAAAGCCCATCTCTCACTTCTCTCCGAAGCCCATACTTCTTCCGAGTAGCCGCAAACGATTCGTCTCAGGTGGAAGCCATAGCTGCCGTCGTCAAAGCTTTCGGATGGAGAGAAGTAGTGCCCATCTACGTCGGCAACGAGTACGGCGAGGGAATCATTCCTTACTTGACCGATGCTTTACAAGACGTCGATGCCCAAGTACCGTACCGGAGTGTGATCCCTCCGACCGCCACAGACGACCACATTTCCGCCGAGCTCTACAAGCTCATGACAATGCAGACAAGGGTCTTCGTCCTTCATATGTTGCCGGATCTCGCGTACCGAATCTTTGCCATGGCTGAGAAGATTGGTATGATGGGTAATGGTTACGTATGGATAATGACTGATGGGGTTGCTGATTTTCTGGGCTCAGCTAATTCAACTGTTCTCCATTCGATGCAAGGAGTTTTGGGGTTGAAAACCCATGTCCCTAAAACGAACAAGCTTCAGAATTTTACGGCTCGGTGGAAAACCAAATTCCAACGTGAAAATCCCACCATTGTTAACCCTCCTATGGTGACTTTCGGGCTTTGGGCTTACGACGCCGTTTTTGGATTGGCCAAGGCGGTTGAGGAGATTGGGAAGGCATCGAACTTCAGCTTCAAAATGGTGAATGTTTCGAGTGATAATAACTCTACTGATTTGGGATCGTTTGGGGTGTCTCGTACTGGTCCGGAGCTTGTTCAAGCGTTATCGAAAATGAGGTTTAAAGGGCTTTCGGGTGAGTTTAAACTCGTCAATGGGCAGCTACAAACTTCTACTTTTGAGATCATTAACGTGAATGGAAGTGGGGAAAGAAAGGTTGGGTTTTGGACGCTTGAGAATGGACTCGAGAGAACGTTGGGTTCGGGAGATAAGACCAAATACTCTGCTTTGAATACCAGTTTGGCGCCTATAATATGGCCTGGTGACTCTACCTCAGCTCCTAAGGGGTGGCAGATCCCGGCAAATGGGAAGACGTTGCGAATTGGGGTCCCGGTGAAAGATGGGTTTAAGGAGTTTGTGAATGTGTCTTTTCCTTTCTCAAACGACACCGTTTCAGGATACAGCATCGATGTTTTTGAGGCTGTTTTGGGGGCACTGCCTTATTCTGTTTCTTTCGAGTATGTTCCCTTTGCCTATGCCAATGGCAGTAGTGCTGGCACTTACAATGACCTTGTCTACCAAGTGTTTGATGGg AAAATGGATGCTGCAGTTGGGGACATAACCATTAGAGCAAATAGGTCCTTGTACGTGGACTTTACAATGCCTTATACCGAGTCTAGTGTGTACATGATAGTACCAATCAAGGATGATAGAAGTGACAATGCTTGGGCATTCTTGAAGCCTTTGACTTGGGATCTTTGGGTAACATGTGGCTGCTTTTTCATTTTTGTTGGGTTTGTAGTATGGGTTCTTGAACACCGAATAAATGAGGACTTTCGTGGCCCTCCATATCATCAAATAGGAACAAGCTTTTGGTACTCTTTTTCAACCATGGTTTTTGCACATA AGGAAAGCGTTGTGAGTAACTTGGCAAGGTTGGTAGTGATCATATGGTGCTTTGTAGTACTCATACTCACCCAAAGTTACACAGCTAGTTGGACCTCGCTTTTAACAGTCCAACAACTCCAACCAACCATCACTGATGTGAACCAGCTCCTGAAGAACAAGGAGAAAGTTGGCTTTCAACGACGTAGTTTTATAGAAGGAATATTGAAACAAATGGGGTTTGAAGATCACCAATTTGTGATCTATGACACTCCAGAAGAGTTATACCAACTCTTTATAAATGGGAGTAAAAACAATGGGATTGCTGCTGCTTTTGATGAAACACCTTACATGAAACTTTTTATGGAAAAATATTGCTCCAAGTTTACCATGGTTGAACCAACATTCAAAGCTGACGGCTTTGCTTTT GCTTTTCCAAAAGGCTCGCCTCTTGTTCAAGATATTTCGAGGGCAATATTGGAAGTGACTGAAGGAAAGAAAATGTGGTTCAAGAAAGACACCAACTGTGTAGACCCCAACAACAAGTTCTCATCCAACAGTCTTGGGCTGGAAAGCTTTTGGGGACTCTTCCTCATCGCAGGTGTGGCTTCATCGTTGGCGCTTGTCATATATGCTGTCATGTTCCTCTATGAGCAAAGGAATCTCTTGATGAACGCCGATGCAGAACCATCAGTTTGGAGGAGAATTGCGGCCATTTTTAGAACATTTGACGAAAAGGACCTCAGCTCGCACACTTTTAGAAAGAATGAAGTCGGAGAAAGAAGCGTCATTGACTTGTCATCGCCGAACACCAACTGCCCGCCAAGTCCTTCAGGGTTCTCAGTCCATACAAATTCAAGCTTTGTGTTTAGGGAGCCAGGATCGTCTTCTCCAGACCCAAATGGTACACAAACAACTTATCAAGAGACTGTTGTAGTCTCAGCTGTAGAGGTTACTTACCCAAATCAAGACTCGAGGGAGAATCACAACTCTTAG
- the LOC133804621 gene encoding uncharacterized protein LOC133804621: MYLKGVETKFNRPDRNVDVGPSLKKMSVFRSQGRPIGKKSLTILEDEVKKIADWYILNNCNEILPYLREHREILQTRGVENLDQLHREEFPNWFYNKIYHLRQTGSLEVDEELISLANGSSTRVASYPGCVVNGVRFLCYDRDKNRKTQNSGVSVAGVENSTYYGQLEEVLVMSYLSGCSVVLFKCKWFDTNRSSGLKFEQNITSIKTSSEAFKDDKFILATQANQVFYIEDLKNKSHWKVVQEVHHRNVWDIPLVEEQAEDVEVDVMHDTSSSNFQLFVDLGPLPQISFERTGAPLQFVEIDNVAIEEEREEEMEEEEEEEEEEVEEEEEEVEYEDDEEEDEHIETDDDSEDYYSDN, from the exons atgtacttgaaaggtgttgagacaaagttcaatcgtccagaccgaaatgtagatgttggtccatcacttaaaaagatgtcggtctttcgatctcagggtcgtccaattggtaagaaatcattgacaattttggaagatgaagtgaagaaaatagcagattggtatattctaaacaactgcaatgagatcttgccatatcttcg agagcatagggaaattttacagactagaggtgttgaaaacctagaccaattacatagagaggaatttcctaattggttttataataagatttatcatcttcgacAAACAGGATCCTTGGAAGTAGatgaagaattaatctctttagcaaacggttcttcaactcgtgttgcgtcgtaccctgggtgtgttgtaaatggagtaagatttttgtgttatgacagggacaagaatcgcaaaactcaaaatagtggagtctctgtagcgggtgtcgaaaatagtacttattacggccagttggaagaagttttagtgatgtcttatctttctggttgttctgttgtattatttaagtgcaaatggtttgacactaatcggtcttcaggattaaagtttgagcaaaacataacgagtatcaaaaccagttcggaggccttcaaagatgataaatttatcttagcaactcaggctaaccaagttttctacattgaagaccttaaaaataaatctcattggaaagtcgtccaagaagtgcatcacagaaatgtgtgggacatcccactagttgaagaacaagcggaggatgtagaagtagatgttatgcacgacactagttcctctaatttccaattattcgttgatcttggaccgttgccacaaatcagctttgaacgtacgggggctccattacaatttgttgagatagataatgttgcaattgaggaggagagggaggaggaaatggaagaagaagaggaggaggaggaagaggaagtggaggaggaggaggaggaggttgaatatgaagatgatgaagaggaagatgaacacatagaaaccgatgatgatagtgaagattattatagtgataattaa
- the LOC133804620 gene encoding uncharacterized protein LOC133804620 isoform X2 yields the protein MSIDKSWINLTDRLSDEYEAGVMDFLQRARQCVDSRGLVKCPCRRCVNVEFQTIDVLENHLFVNGFLRKYTNWHWHGEDEIIPMRARIDQNDEDEMMDVLTDLMQNDNDEQAENERGQEIPTTDYRSGQHYNDLFAEIEAPLFPGCQNYTSLNFLVKLMHFKVLGKIPNKIFDGMLELLHDAFPAPNKLPKSHYAAKRLLRKLGLGYESIHVCKHDCALFWKEHAGKSKCPVCGEDRWVDKNTKGKKVPHKVMRYFPLTPRLMRKYASRHIAQHMRWHHEQRIKEDGVLRHPADGKAWKDFDRNNPTFAMEPRNVRLGLAADGFNPFGNMSLSYSMWPVVLTTYNLPPWLCMRETNFMLSLLIPGPHSPGKDFDVFLRPLIDELKELWVTGVQTRDAVDGSFFTLRAALMWTINDYPARSSLSGWTAQAPPSKRGRHKGLNTREKREQLGRPLPLEWDVRGRTYKEIGEYSSNFSRELGLLVRQYTDPDCPQWSKVPNASKERILAHLEDDLFDIGRTRYGEGHMPGILRGIDTSCAKKYSDWKYDIKEHLTINGPQNRYGGCTDTQWQKAIDFFRRPEITKRSVVNKENRKKLKELSYGGSQSIPALRYKKRNLETGQLESIPDSWMDTHHKSGTGWVTETAKNTWEELRAYRDTQQTQATDTESSTPVSSAPEDEDISLVQNVFGKRRGHQKGYGRILNIRDRTPFDFRPSQTRDEELSEMRERLRQLEEHVRTHCITPGSQSAPPPPPDDPDVGAPTQ from the exons atgtcgatcgacaagagttggattaatttgacagatcgattatccgatgagtatgaggctggtgtgatggattttctccagagagcccggcagtgcgttgactcaaggggattggtgaaatgtccgtgtaggaggtgtgtcaacgttgaatttcagacaattgatgtattagaaaatcatctttttgtaaatggttttctacggaaatataccaattggcattggcatggagaggatgaaataataccaatgagagctcggatagatcaaaatgatgaagatgagatgatggatgttctcactgatcttatgcaaaatgacaatgacgaacaagcggagaatgagcgcggtcaagagatacctacaactGACTACAGgagtgggcaacattataacgatttgtttgctgagatcgaggctccattattccccgggtgtcaaaattacacttcattgaatttcctagtgaagttaatgcatttcaaagtgttgggaaaaattcccaacaaaatatttgatggaatgctggagttgttacatgatgcatttccagccccaaataagcttccaaaatcgcactatgcagcgaaaaggttgttgcggaaacttggattgggctacgagtcaatccatgtctgcaagcatgattgcgcactgttttggaaagaacatgctggaaaaagcaaatgtcctgtttgtggagaggatcgatgggtggacaagaacaccaagggaaagaaagtgcctcataaagtgatgcgttattttcctttaacccctaggttaatgcgaaaatatgcatcgaggcacattgctcaacatatgagatggcatcacgagcaacgtataaaagaagatggtgtattgcgtcatcctgctgatgggaaagcttggaaggactttgaccgaaataatccaacatttgcaatggaacccaggaatgtgcggcttggattggctgcagatggattcaatccctttggtaatatgagtctgtcttatagtatgtggccagtagtgttgacgacatataacttgccaccatggttgtgcatgagagaaactaatttcatgttgagtttattaattccgggacctcattcgccaggaaaagattttgatgttttcttaagaccattgattgatgagttaaaagaattatgggtgactggtgtacagactcgagatgcagtcgatggcagtttcttcactcttcgggcagctttgatgtggactataaacgattacccagcaaggagtagcctttctggatggactgctcaag cgcctccaagtaaacgtggacgccataagggattgaacacgcgggaaaagagggaacagttggggcgtcctctccctctcgagtgggatgtgcgggggagaacatataaagagatcggagagtacagctcaaatttctcaagagagctcggattacttgttcgacagtacacagatccggactgtcctcaatggtcaaaagtaccaaatgcctcgaaagaaagaatacttgcacatttggaa gatgatttgtttgatattgggcgtactagatatggagaagggcatatgcctgggatcttgagaggcattgatacttcgtgtgctaaaaagtattctgactggaagtacgatattaaagagcacttaacgattaatgggccacaaaatcgttatggtggttgcacggatacgcagtggcaaaaagcaattgattttttccgtcgcccagaaattacg aaacgttctgtggtcaacaaggaaaatagaaagaaattgaaagagcttagctatggaggttctcagtcaatcccagccttacgctataaaaag cgcaatttagagactgggcaacttgagtccatcccggatagctggatggatactcaccataaatcaggcacagggtgggtgacagagacagcaaaaaatacttgg gaggaattgcgtgcataccgcgacacacagcagacacaggcaactgatactgagagttccacaccagtttcgagtgcgcctgaagatgaagacatatctttggtacaaaatgtcttcggaaaacgacggggccaccagaaaggatatggacgtatccttaacataagggaccgaactccatttgattttcgtccttcacaaactagagatgaagagttgtctgagatgagagagcgtcttcgacagttagaggagcatgtccggactcattgtatcaccccgggatctcaatctgccccaccaccaccacccgatgatcctgatgttggagcaccgactcagtag